The Salvelinus fontinalis isolate EN_2023a chromosome 24, ASM2944872v1, whole genome shotgun sequence genome has a segment encoding these proteins:
- the mlnr gene encoding growth hormone secretagogue receptor type 1: MPWSRPQSELLPPPRPANNMEVDDHHYEGSLFPTSTLIPVTVICLLLFLVGVLGNIMTILIIQRFKDMKTTTNLYLSSMAVSDLLIFLCLPFDLYRLWKYVPWLFGEVVCRLFHYVNEGCTYATILHITALSMERYLAICFPLRAKVVVTKRRVQYIIMALWTFALLSAAPMLFLVGVEYDNDTYPDYSTRQCKHTNYAIRSGQLHTMIWVSTTYFFCPMFCLVFLYGSIVRKLWKSKNDLQGPNAAARKRSHRQTVKILVIVVLAFVICWLPYHIGRSLFAQVDDYEEAKLSQDFNVGSMVLCYLSASINPVLYNLMSRKYRAAVHRLFLLRHEPHPRRYGNNNHRPTGQRQQLSLREETTTLDDTMIGV, translated from the exons ATGCCGTGGTCCAGACCCCAGTCGgagctcctccctcctccccggcCTGCGAACAACATGGAGGTTGATGACCATCACTACGAAGGCTCTCTGTTCCCCACCTCCACCCTCATCCCTGTTACCGtcatctgtctcctcctcttcctggtcGGTGTGTTGGGAAACATCATGACTATCCTCATCATCCAG CGCTTCAAGGATATGAAGACTACCACTAACCTCTACCTGTCCTCCATGGCTGTGTCcgacctcctcatcttcctctgccTGCCCTTTGACCTCTACCGTCTGTGGAAATACGTCCCCTGGTTGTTTGGGGAGGTGGTGTGTCGTCTGTTCCACTACGTCAACGAGGGCTGTACGTACGCCACCATCCTCCACATCACCGCCCTCAGCATGGAGCGATACCTGGCCATCTGTTTCCCCCTCAGAGCTAAAGTTGTGGTGACCAAACGCAGGGTGCAGTACATCATTATGGCTCTATGGACCTTTGCTCTGCTCTCTGCTGCCCCCATGCTGTTTCTGGTGGGTGTGGAGTATGACAACGACACATACCCGGACTACAGTACGAGACAGTGTAAACATACCAACTATGCCATCAGGTCAGGGCAGCTGCACACAATGATCTGGGTCTCCACTACGTATTTCTTCTGTCCCATGTTCTGCCTGGTTTTCCTGTACGGTTCCATTGTACGGAAGCTGTGGAAAAGTAAGAACGACCTGCAGGGTCCCAACGCCGCGGCCCGGAAGAGGTCGCATAGACAGACCGTCAAAATACTGG TGATAGTAGTCCTGGCGTTTGTGATCTGTTGGCTGCCCTACCATATTGGCCGTAGCCTGTTTGCCCAGGTGGATGACTACGAGGAGGCGAAACTGAGCCAGGACTTCAACGTAGGCTCCATGGTCCTCTGTTACCTCAGCGCCTCCATCAACCCTGTCCTCTACAACCTCATGTCCAGGAAGTACCGCGCCGCCGTGCACCGCCTCTTCCTGCTTAGACACGAGCCCCACCCCCGACGCTATGGTAACAACAACCATCGACCAACCGGACAGAGACAGCAGCTGTCCCTCAGAGAAGAAACCACCACACTGGACGACACCATGATCGGAGTGTAG